One Chaetodon trifascialis isolate fChaTrf1 chromosome 21, fChaTrf1.hap1, whole genome shotgun sequence genomic window carries:
- the LOC139349319 gene encoding zinc finger protein 260-like, which yields MSKMQVLRALVAERLAAAAEEIFSAAERLMTARKTLQTSEMSPEQQRAVVHQQLSLVADEIFRVLQLMMSEYEAEVSGSHEEIRRHRRPLDIMLKMETNSHRTDRLMLSGSDCEKDVSSEQLKCEQSKDASTQTDSECLHGKTHPHQTQRAEKDTSAVVDTETRGQPPSDREGLSSNNSEAGSEDDDSDEELIDKPLKSNKRKRFQSQGADRCQTCGTSLKMKKQTGKMAPANRTQAAGQSCCRVCGKFFCYRRSFLKHVLQHEPSSGLCGACGKHLDADESLTVHLQTHSEENICRDQTDDRQSEAEGSDAESKAGGSDEDWRDSEGTESDDGDSEKDEAKEGSKTKSQGSNKPKGPKNKNFKDMSQLKYCCKVCSKPFCYRASFLKHVQEDERDADLCGVCGKRFESEESLRLHLQTYIRTNDCEVCGKHFDGHKQLEMHMRTHTGEKPYICSVCGKAFAQNGNLMGHMRVHTGERPYVCSVCGQSFSFKEYMMAHMRIHTGEKPFLCSVCGKGFRQRGTLKTHMMIHTGESTHRCSVCDKKFYKSGALKIHMRSHTGEKPYLCNVCGKSFTASGSLTKHMGVHEGERTHRCGVCAKGFLRKEDLKRHVQTHRDEPTQLTTL from the exons ATGTCTAAAATGCAGGTTTTGAGGGCGCTGGTGGCCGAGAGACTGGCGGCCGCTGCGGAGGAGATATTCAGCGCGGCGGAGAGGCTGATGACCGCGAGGAAGACGCTGCAGACGTCAG AAATGTCACCTGAACAGCAGCGAGCTGTCGTGCACCAGCAGCTGTCGCTGGTTGCTGACGAGATCTTCAGGGTCCTGCAGCTGATGATGAGTGAATATGAGGCAGAGGTCTCGGGTTCCCATGAGGAGATCCGACGCCATCGCCGACCGCTGGACATCATGTTGAAAATGGAGACGAACTCGCACAGAACAG ACCGACTGATGCTCTCTGGGTCCGACTGCGAGAAGGACGTttcctctgagcagctgaaatgtgaGCAGAGCAAAGACGCGTCCACGCAGACAGACTCTGAGTGTCTCCACGGTAAGACGCATCCTCACCAAACACAAAGGGCAGAAAAGGACACCTCAGCTGTggtggacacagagacacgAGGACAGCCGCCTAGTGACCGGGAGGGTCTGTCATCAAACAATTCAGAGGCTGGCAGTGAGGATGATGATAGCGATGAAGAGCTAATTGACAAACCtctcaaatcaaacaaaagaaaaaggtttcAGAGTCAGGGTGCAGATCGTTGCCAAACATGTGGAAcgtctttgaaaatgaaaaagcaaacagGGAAAATGGCTCCAGCGAACAGGACGCAGGCGGcgggacagagctgctgcagagtgtgcGGGAAGTTCTTCTGCTACAGACGCTCTTTCCTGAAACACGTCCTTCAGCACGAGCCCAGCTCAGGGCTGTGCGGCGCCTGTGGGAAACATCTGGACGCCGACGAGAGCTTGACGGTGCATTTGCAGACCCACAGCGAAGAAAACATCTGCAGGGATCAGACCGACGACAGGCAGTCGGAGGCCGAGGGCTCCGACGCCGAGAGCAAAGCCGGAGGCAGCGATGAGGACTGGAGGGACAGCGAGGGGACGGAGAGTGACGATGGAGACAGCGAGAAAGATGAGGCCAAAGAAGGGTCCAAAACAAAAAGTCAAGGATCAAACAAACCGAAGGGACCAAAAAATAAGAATTTCAAGGACATGTCTCAGCTGAAGTACTGCTGCAAAGTGTGCAGCAAGCCGTTCTGCTACAGAGCTTCTTTTCTGAAGCATGTGCAGGAAGACGAGCGGGACGCGGATCTTTGCGGCGTGTGCGGGAAACGCTTCGAGTCCGAGGAGAGCTTGAGGCTTCACCTGCAAACTTACATCCGGACCAACGACTGCGAAGTCTGCGGCAAACACTTCGATGGCCACAAGCAGCTGGAGATGCACATGAGGACCCACACGGGCGAGAAGCCGTACATCTGCAGCGTCTGCGGCAAAGCCTTCGCTCAGAATGGGAACCTGATGGGCCACATGAGGGTGCACACCGGGGAGAGGCCGTACGTCTGCAGCGTGTGCGGCCAGAGCTTCAGCTTCAAGGAGTACATGATGGCTCACATGAGGATCCACACGGGGGAGAAGCCGTTCCTGTGCAGCGTCTGCGGGAAGGGCTTCAGACAGAGGGGGACTCTGAAGACGCACATGATGATCCACACGGGGGAGTCCACGCACCGCTGCAGCGTGTGCGACAAGAAGTTCTACAAGAGCGGAGCGCTGAAGATCCACATGAGGTCCCACACGGGAGAGAAACCGTACCTCTGTAACGTCTGCGGGAAAAGCTTCACGGCGAGCGGCTCGCTGACCAAACACATGGGCGTCCACGAAGGTGAGCGAACGCACCGCTGTGGCGTCTGCGCCAAAGGGTTCCTGAGGAAAGAGGATCTGAAAAGACACGTTCAGACTCACCGGGACGAACCCACGCAGCTGACCACTCTGTAG